One Gadus morhua chromosome 1, gadMor3.0, whole genome shotgun sequence DNA segment encodes these proteins:
- the tamalin gene encoding general receptor for phosphoinositides 1-associated scaffold protein isoform X3, producing MCTFVCKVHDDSPAQQAGLKVGDTISSVNEAAVDGFRHKEIVQLIRACGNSIRLETVYSDSIRKAELEARLQYLKQTLHEKWDEFRSLMVQEQRLVHGIVLSDAAAYESLESAGIYGSLGAPSPAVLRAARCTGGGSTSSSASALSTATAGEEDPLYQTCLYQAERTGTGTANGTGNGKVCGEEQQQQKKTEAPTPQRKLRLRPASELFSTAKTQLTRSASTRSYVREPSSTTSSTTIPSGERPMVLGRGPLPQRKPKQKSFRRRLLKFIPGLNLPLEEEESKL from the exons atgtgcacgtttgtgtgcaaGGTGCACGACGATAGCCCCGCCCAGCAAGCAGGACTCAAAGTTG GGGACACCATCTCCAGCGTCAACGAGGCCGCCGTCGACGGTTTCCGCCACAAGGAGATCGTCCAGCTCATCAGGGCCTGCGGCAACtccatcag GCTGGAGACGGTGTACAGCGACTCCATACGGAAAGCAGAGCTAGAGGCTCGCCTGCAGTACCTGaag CAAACTCTGCATGAAAAGTGGGACGAGTTTCGATCACTGATGGTGCAGGAGCAACGGCTGGTTCACG gcatTGTGCTGAGCGACGCGGCCGCCTACGAGTCCCTGGAGTCGGCGGGGATCTATGGCAGCCTGGGCGCGCCCAGCCCGGCCGTGCTGCGCGCCGCGCGCTGCACGGGCGgcggcagcaccagcagcagcgccAGCGCCCTCAGCACCGCCACCGCCGGGGAGGAGGACCCCCTCTACCAGACCTGCCTCTACCAGGCGGAGCGCACCGGCACCGGCACCGCTAACGGAACAGGCAACGGCAAGGTGTGCGgcgaggagcagcagcagcagaagaagacGGAGGCTCCGACGCCGCAGAGGAAGTTGCGTCTGCGGCCGGCCAGCGAGCTGTTCTCCACGGCCAAGACGCAGCTCACGCGCAGCGCCAGCACGCGCAGCTACGTGCGGGAACCCTCGTCGACCACCTCGTCGACGACCATTCCTTCGGGCGAGAGGCCGATGGTCTTGGGGCGAGGCCCGCTGCCACAGAGGAAGCCCAAGCAGAAGAGCTTCCGCCGGCGGCTGCTCAAGTTCATCCCGGGGCTGAACCTTcccctggaggaagaggagagcaaGCTCTGA